One window of the Mytilus galloprovincialis chromosome 14, xbMytGall1.hap1.1, whole genome shotgun sequence genome contains the following:
- the LOC143058700 gene encoding uncharacterized protein LOC143058700, with protein MEESCTVPLALFCDGLNPHKSMATQKSMWPLILTWLNLPVNVRNILGPMMLVGIVPGTKTEEPKNLDPYLDLLVDELLELTDCTMFNAYRGAPTSVRIALLHYMCDIPAFSKILHVSSQAALRGCPYCKEEGFYCKSLHKVVHINNRAFLPENHPLRKEKNDFAIKGEDRASKPESYTKEEELEIRNSYDQLPNQNRKSLLQKKTGLKGKYSFMRLPYHNRQEQMQPDGMHTIADVIGNLFGLITGKDDGKKVRSGEEEFQRFKDSWNSRTIINDEETVVGSNKRKSNTEDGKKAKKARVESMTAENELPPAPWRLDRSSVKIADQRAMSLVYSTGYDYHPDQHFSKPWTLRTMHGKHQFVTSGAALWCLRGLLPSKQETTLGKLFNVIELLTSESYHENELEFIIESTSEAVSLVERDFPIALQTITTHLLHHIPEGFANFGPLYGRWLIPFERVNSWITRQALNKNKIEATIMETYAIYDWCVYMIMSGKVKQDGIDIG; from the exons ATGGAGGAAAGCTGTACAGTTCCATTGGCACTTTTTTGTGATGGGCTTAATCCTCACAAAAGTATGGCAACTCAGAAGTCGATGTGGCCATTAATCCTCACCTGGCTCAATTTGCCTGTAAATGTCCGAAATATTTTAGGACCAATGATGTTGGTTGGCATTGTTCCAGGTACAAAGACAGAAGAGCCAAAAAACCTCGATCCATATTTGGACCTTTTAGTAGATGAATTGCTAGAACTGACAGATTGCACAATGTTTAATGCCTACAGAGGAGCCCCTACATCAGTCCGAATAGCACTCCTGCATTACATGTGTGACATTCCCGCATTCAGCAAGATTTTACATGTTTCAAGCCAGGCTGCACTCCGTGGATGTCCTTATTGTAAGGAAGAAGGATTCTATTGTAAGTCTTTACACAAAGTGGTTCATATCAACAATAGAGCTTTTTTACCAGAAAATCATCCATTGCGAAAAGAAAAGAATGATTTTGCTATCAAAGGTGAGGACAGAGCAAGTAAACCAGAGTCTTATACAAAAGAAGAAGAATTAGAAATCAGAAACAGCTATGATCAACTTccaaatcaaaacagaaaatctcttttacagaaaaaaacaggacTGAAAGGAAAATATAGCTTCATGAGACTGCCTTACCATAATCGTCAAGAACAAATGCAACCTGACGGTATGCACACCATTGCAGATGTAATTGGCAATCTCTTTGGCCTCATAACAGGAAAAGATGATGGGAAAAAGGTACGAAGTGGAGAAGAAGAGTTTCAACGATTTAAGGATTCATGGAACAGCAGAACCATCATCAATGACGAGGAAACAGTTGTAGGaagcaacaaaagaaaatcaaatacaGAAGACGGGAAAAAAGCTAAAAAAGCAAGAGTAGAATCAATGACAGCAGAAAATGAACTACCCCCAGCTCCATGGAGACTTGATAGATCAAGTGTTAAAATTGCTGATCAAAGAGCCATGTCATTGGTGTATTCAACAGGATATGACTACCACCCAGACCAGCATTTTTCAAAGCCATGGACACTGAGGACTATGCATGGAAAACATCAG TTTGTAACCAGTGGAGCTGCACTTTGGTGTCTACGAGGACTATTGCCCAGTAAACAAGAGACAACATTAGGGAAGCTTTTTAATGTGATTGAGTTGCTGACCAGTGAATCTTATCATGAAAACGAATTGGAATTCATTATTGAATCTACAAGTGAAGCTGTTTCATTGGTGGAAAGAGATTTCCCTATTGCATTACAG ACTATTACAACACATCTACTTCATCATATACCAGAAGGATTTGCAAATTTTGGTCCTCTTTATGGGAGGTGGCTGATTCCATTTGAAAGAGTAAACAGTTGGATAACCCGTcaagctttaaataaaaataagattgaAGCCACAATCATGGAGACTTATGCT atttaCGATTGGTGTGTCTACATGATAATGTCTGGAAAGGTCAAACAAGATGGTATTGACATTGGTTAA